Proteins found in one Paenibacillus wynnii genomic segment:
- the aroB gene encoding 3-dehydroquinate synthase, whose protein sequence is MRSITVDLGERSYPIHIGSGLLQNIGARCVEAGYPVRSPLLLVSDSSVAPLYLADLESRLREHGYTVVSHIIPSGEASKSLTSYEEIMTTAIKAGLDRSSAVIALGGGVVGDLAGFVAATYMRGIGFMQIPTTILAHDSSVGGKVAVNHPLAKNMIGAFYQPSMVLYDLDTLSTLPQRQVSSGLAEVVKHGLLVDRDFAYWCREHASELLELNPEALGYALERGCSIKADVIAVDEREQGLRAILNLGHTIGHAIEAVSGYGVVLHGEAISIGMAGAALLAHKLGRDKSIYEETVSMLSSLSLPVTLPSHYDEDELMAAMMHDKKFKEGKMTFVIPNSIGSVSIINDVSETAVREVLTQLKKEGSPW, encoded by the coding sequence ATGCGGAGTATAACGGTAGATTTGGGCGAACGTTCTTATCCTATCCATATTGGCAGCGGGCTTTTACAAAATATCGGTGCACGGTGCGTCGAGGCTGGTTATCCGGTCCGCAGTCCACTGTTGCTCGTTAGTGACAGTTCCGTAGCTCCTCTTTATTTAGCAGATCTGGAGTCTCGTCTTCGTGAACATGGTTATACAGTGGTTAGCCACATTATTCCTTCCGGTGAGGCTTCGAAATCGCTGACTTCCTACGAAGAAATAATGACAACAGCGATCAAGGCAGGCTTAGACCGCAGTTCTGCTGTAATCGCTTTGGGTGGCGGTGTGGTTGGTGATTTAGCAGGATTTGTGGCAGCTACTTATATGCGGGGTATCGGCTTTATGCAAATACCTACCACCATTCTTGCACATGATAGCAGTGTCGGTGGGAAGGTTGCAGTTAATCATCCTCTTGCCAAAAATATGATAGGTGCTTTCTATCAGCCATCAATGGTCCTGTATGATCTGGATACACTGAGTACACTTCCGCAGCGTCAAGTATCTTCCGGTCTGGCTGAAGTTGTGAAGCATGGTCTTCTTGTAGACCGCGATTTTGCCTACTGGTGCCGAGAGCATGCTTCGGAGCTCCTGGAATTAAATCCTGAAGCACTGGGCTACGCACTGGAACGGGGTTGTTCCATCAAGGCTGATGTGATAGCTGTTGATGAGCGGGAACAAGGACTCAGAGCTATCCTGAACCTCGGACACACCATCGGTCATGCCATAGAGGCCGTTAGCGGTTACGGTGTGGTTTTGCATGGTGAGGCTATTTCCATTGGCATGGCTGGGGCTGCGCTTCTAGCACATAAGCTGGGCCGTGATAAGTCTATATATGAGGAGACAGTTTCCATGCTGTCCTCACTTTCTCTTCCCGTGACTCTGCCCTCCCATTATGATGAAGATGAGTTGATGGCGGCCATGATGCATGACAAGAAGTTTAAGGAAGGCAAGATGACCTTCGTTATTCCGAATTCCATCGGTTCAGTCAGCATTATCAATGATGTGTCTGAGACCGCTGTGCGCGAGGTTTTAACACAGCTTAAGAAGGAGGGAAGCCCGTGGTAA
- the aroH gene encoding chorismate mutase, with protein sequence MVNRGIRGATTVTRNEEIDILHETVVLLREIVERNDVIAEDICSVWITMTADLDATFPARAIREIEGWEMVPLMCSTEIPVKGSLPQCIRLMVQVNTDKSQREIQHVYLNEAQRLRPDLSQSKS encoded by the coding sequence GTGGTAAACCGAGGGATTCGCGGAGCAACAACAGTTACCCGCAATGAAGAAATCGATATTTTACATGAAACTGTGGTATTGCTTCGTGAGATTGTCGAACGTAATGATGTCATTGCTGAAGATATTTGCAGTGTATGGATTACAATGACAGCAGATCTGGATGCAACATTTCCGGCGCGGGCCATCCGCGAGATTGAAGGCTGGGAAATGGTGCCGTTGATGTGTTCTACAGAAATCCCTGTTAAAGGGAGTCTGCCGCAATGTATCCGATTGATGGTGCAAGTCAACACAGACAAGAGTCAGCGGGAAATTCAGCATGTCTATCTGAATGAGGCCCAGAGACTGCGTCCTGATTTATCCCAAAGTAAATCCTAA
- the trpD gene encoding anthranilate phosphoribosyltransferase translates to MEATHIIQAGIRGLIEGDNLTRGQARDIMGAIMEGSASPAQIGSLLTALRIKGETVDEITGFAEAMRGFGTHVVTETSRLLDTCGTGGSGISKFNISTASAIISAAASVRVAKHGNRSASSKAGSADVLEALGVNIHLNAEQARQCLDNIGICFLFAQIYHPSMRHAAAPRRELGVRTVFNMLGPLTNPAGADRQLLGIYDRNKTETVATVLRELGSKRALVVSSLDGLDEISISAPTQVSELRGGRVTTYEVTPHELGLETHPLENVLGGDAVENAAIITSVLQGAMTPYRDIVLANAGACIYVAGLADTLAGGVEKAKTVVDSGQALSKLEQLVAMTKELNYVS, encoded by the coding sequence ATGGAAGCAACGCATATTATTCAAGCCGGTATTAGAGGACTGATAGAGGGGGATAACCTTACCCGAGGGCAAGCAAGGGATATTATGGGGGCAATCATGGAAGGAAGTGCATCCCCTGCCCAAATCGGTTCATTATTGACGGCGCTGCGAATTAAAGGGGAAACCGTGGATGAGATTACCGGATTTGCAGAGGCTATGCGCGGCTTCGGGACACATGTGGTCACAGAAACCTCAAGACTTCTGGATACATGCGGCACCGGGGGATCTGGTATTTCCAAATTCAATATTTCGACAGCCTCAGCGATCATTTCCGCTGCGGCTTCGGTACGGGTGGCTAAGCACGGAAACCGATCTGCTTCCAGCAAAGCGGGTAGTGCAGATGTTCTCGAAGCACTCGGTGTTAACATTCATCTGAATGCAGAACAGGCCCGGCAGTGTCTGGACAACATCGGGATATGCTTTCTCTTTGCGCAAATTTATCACCCGTCTATGCGCCATGCCGCCGCACCTCGCCGCGAGCTTGGTGTTCGGACAGTGTTCAATATGCTCGGTCCCCTTACAAATCCGGCGGGGGCTGATCGCCAACTGCTAGGAATATATGACCGCAACAAGACAGAAACCGTCGCTACCGTATTGAGGGAGCTAGGCTCCAAGCGTGCCCTTGTGGTAAGCAGTTTGGATGGGCTGGACGAGATCAGTATTTCGGCGCCTACCCAAGTGTCTGAATTGCGGGGAGGAAGGGTAACAACTTATGAAGTGACTCCACATGAGTTAGGCCTTGAAACGCATCCCCTGGAGAACGTTCTAGGCGGTGATGCGGTTGAAAATGCAGCCATTATCACTTCTGTGCTTCAAGGGGCCATGACTCCTTACCGGGATATTGTCCTCGCGAATGCCGGCGCCTGTATTTATGTGGCAGGACTTGCAGATACGTTGGCGGGTGGTGTGGAAAAGGCAAAGACTGTAGTAGATTCGGGACAAGCGCTCAGTAAGCTGGAACAGCTTGTAGCCATGACGAAGGAGCTTAACTATGTATCTTGA
- the trpE gene encoding anthranilate synthase component I → MTNPSAQEVVTLSKQYNLIPVVKRLLADMETPIRIFQRFAGRDRAFLLESVEGGIQWARYSFIGSDPFLMISGKKGVINVECGGEKKQLHGKPIEELKALLRSYRSPKLEEMPPFTGGAIGFFGYDLLQYYEKLPSHANDDLNMDDIRFMFCDRIIVFDHVKQQILLVGNLHIKDGDTDSDIRANYEELSDKLEAMAEDLQKEGPKENVNRRSIPSDIELGDIQSNLTKEQYIGNVEQAKEYIRAGDIFQVVLSQRFHIDTEVSPLHVYRLLRTLNPSPYMYYLKMDDEIIVGTSPEALVKVDGDRLETRPIAGTRPRGENEAMDRALAAELLEDEKERAEHLMLVDLGRNDLGRVSKFGSVKCDSFMEIEKYSHVMHMVSNVSGTLREDKDFFDAFLSCLPAGTVSGAPKLRAMGIIAELEKEARGAYAGAIGYLGFSGNMDSCITIRTIIFRKGRAYVQAGAGIVWDSVPEKEYEETVNKAKGMLKAIRMAEAMFPPAVQQNEVINQDYLYEYTP, encoded by the coding sequence ATGACGAACCCCAGCGCCCAGGAAGTAGTAACACTATCCAAGCAATATAATTTGATTCCTGTTGTCAAACGGCTACTCGCTGATATGGAGACACCCATCCGAATTTTTCAGCGTTTTGCAGGACGTGACCGCGCCTTTTTACTCGAAAGTGTAGAGGGCGGCATTCAATGGGCCCGGTATTCTTTTATAGGCAGTGATCCTTTTCTAATGATTTCCGGTAAAAAGGGTGTAATTAACGTTGAATGCGGGGGAGAAAAGAAGCAACTCCACGGCAAGCCTATCGAAGAGCTTAAGGCATTGCTTCGTTCCTACCGTAGTCCCAAGCTAGAAGAGATGCCGCCATTCACAGGTGGAGCTATAGGTTTTTTCGGATATGACCTGCTGCAGTATTATGAAAAGCTACCTTCCCATGCCAATGATGATCTTAATATGGATGACATCCGCTTCATGTTCTGTGATCGCATTATTGTGTTCGATCATGTGAAGCAACAAATTCTTCTTGTCGGCAACTTGCATATTAAAGACGGTGACACCGACTCCGATATCAGAGCCAATTACGAGGAGCTAAGCGACAAGCTGGAGGCTATGGCGGAAGATTTGCAAAAGGAAGGTCCGAAGGAGAATGTGAACCGTCGAAGCATCCCATCGGACATTGAACTGGGTGATATACAATCTAACCTCACCAAGGAACAGTACATTGGCAATGTAGAGCAGGCTAAGGAATACATTCGTGCCGGAGATATTTTTCAGGTTGTATTATCCCAGCGATTCCATATAGATACCGAAGTTTCTCCCTTGCATGTATATCGTCTGCTGCGGACCTTGAACCCATCACCTTATATGTACTATTTGAAAATGGATGATGAGATCATTGTTGGAACTTCACCTGAAGCACTGGTCAAAGTGGATGGGGATCGGCTGGAGACAAGGCCTATTGCCGGAACGCGTCCGCGAGGTGAGAACGAAGCTATGGATCGTGCGCTTGCAGCAGAACTACTGGAGGATGAGAAAGAACGGGCAGAGCATCTAATGCTGGTCGATCTGGGGCGTAATGATTTGGGCCGGGTTTCCAAGTTCGGCTCCGTGAAATGTGATTCTTTTATGGAAATCGAAAAGTACTCACACGTTATGCACATGGTATCCAATGTTTCTGGCACTTTGCGGGAAGATAAAGATTTCTTTGATGCTTTCCTATCCTGTTTGCCTGCCGGTACGGTTTCAGGTGCGCCGAAGCTACGGGCAATGGGAATTATAGCTGAGCTGGAGAAGGAAGCCCGAGGTGCTTATGCCGGAGCTATTGGATATCTCGGGTTTTCAGGGAACATGGATTCTTGCATTACAATACGTACCATTATTTTTCGGAAAGGCCGGGCGTATGTTCAGGCCGGAGCGGGTATCGTCTGGGATTCTGTTCCGGAGAAGGAATACGAAGAAACAGTGAATAAAGCCAAAGGGATGCTGAAGGCGATTCGAATGGCTGAAGCAATGTTCCCGCCTGCGGTACAACAAAACGAGGTCATCAACCAAGATTATCTGTATGAATATACACCTTGA